The following are from one region of the Harpia harpyja isolate bHarHar1 chromosome 4, bHarHar1 primary haplotype, whole genome shotgun sequence genome:
- the LOC128141087 gene encoding transmembrane protein 45B-like isoform X1, whose amino-acid sequence MANFKGHALPGSFFLLFGLWWSVKYPLQYLSQKVNKKSHRIYCFQRVDAIEGGIKIIFALIGMLAEQFVPDGPHLYLYSGESRDWVKLMNWQHTTMYLFYGLSGVVDVFTYISCVVPQGLDRLMLSVAVFIEGCLFYYHVLHRPMLDQHIHSLLLIAIFSGACSIVLEVFLRDNIVLEMFRAGVTIVQGTWFWQVSSAFSCGAEHRGRRAMGKDAKKLYITYQSRVSEG is encoded by the exons ATGGCGAACTTCAAGGGTCACGCGCTACCAGGCAGTTTCTTCCTGCTCTTTGGGCTCTGGTGGTCTGTGAAATACCCACTGCAGTATCTCAGCCAGAAAGTAAATAAGAAATCCCACAGGATTTATTGTTTCCAGCGTGTGGATGCCATCGAAGGGGGAATCAAAATCATCTTTGCTCTAATAG GGATGCTAGCAGAGCAGTTCGTCCCAGATGGTCCACACTTGTACCTCTACAGCGGGGAGAGCCGCGACTGGGTGAAGCTGATGAACTGGCAGCACACCACCATGTACCTCTTCTACGGCCTCTCCGGGGTGGTGGACGTCTTCACCTACATCTCCTGCGTGGTGCCGCAGGGTCTGGATCGCCTCATGCTGTCTGTGGCTGTGTTCATTGAAG GTTGTCTCTTTTATTACCATGTCCTTCACCGCCCCATGCTGGATCAGCATATCCACTCCCTGCTGCTCATCGCCATCTTTTCAGGGGCCTGCAGCATCGTGCTGGAGGTCTTCCTCCGTGACAACATTGTCCTGGAGATGTTCAGAGCCGGTGTCACCATCGTCCAGGGAACGTGGTTCTGGCAGGTCAGTTCTGCCTTCTCTTGTGGAGCAGAGCACCGAGGTAGGAGAGCAATGGGAAAAGACGCAAAGAAACTGTACATCACGTATCAATCACGTGTCTCTGAAGGATAA